A DNA window from Stutzerimonas stutzeri contains the following coding sequences:
- a CDS encoding MFS transporter encodes MTAVWRNSAWILAGGSLILAISLGVRHGFGLFLPPMSAEFGWGREVFAFAIAMQNLIWGLMQPVTGALADRFGVARAVLIGGVLYAVGLALMAMSDSPTTLTLSAGLLIGLGLSGTSFSVILGAVGRAVPPEKRSMAMGIASAAGSFGQFIMLPGSLGLIEWLGWSSALLALGMLVALIVPLAGMMRSPAQAPAAPGAQQSLGEALREAAGHSGFRLLALGFFVCGFQVVFIGLHLPAYLVDQHLPAQVGTTVLALVGLFNVVGTYTAGWLGSCYSKPKLLAGLYLIRGVVISAFLLAPLTVWSAYAFGIAMGLLWLSTVPLTNGTVATMFGVRNLSMLGGIAFLFHQLGSFFGGWLGGWLYDRTGSYDLVWQIAIALSLMAAVLNWPIREQPVERLREAQVN; translated from the coding sequence ATGACCGCTGTATGGCGCAACTCGGCCTGGATTCTCGCTGGTGGCTCGCTGATCCTCGCGATTTCCCTGGGCGTGCGCCACGGCTTTGGCCTGTTCCTGCCGCCGATGAGCGCCGAGTTCGGCTGGGGCAGGGAGGTCTTCGCCTTCGCCATTGCCATGCAGAACCTGATCTGGGGCCTGATGCAGCCGGTTACCGGTGCGCTGGCGGACCGCTTCGGTGTGGCGCGTGCCGTGTTGATAGGTGGCGTTCTTTACGCGGTCGGGCTGGCGTTGATGGCGATGTCCGACTCGCCGACAACCCTGACGCTGAGTGCCGGGCTGCTGATCGGGCTGGGGCTGTCGGGCACCTCGTTCTCGGTGATCCTCGGAGCGGTGGGCCGCGCGGTGCCGCCGGAAAAACGCAGCATGGCGATGGGCATCGCCAGCGCCGCCGGCTCCTTCGGCCAGTTCATCATGCTGCCGGGCAGCCTCGGCCTGATTGAGTGGCTGGGCTGGTCCTCGGCGCTGCTGGCGCTGGGCATGCTGGTGGCGCTGATCGTGCCGCTTGCGGGGATGATGCGTAGTCCGGCGCAGGCCCCGGCGGCGCCCGGTGCGCAGCAGTCGTTGGGCGAGGCGCTGCGTGAGGCCGCCGGGCATTCCGGGTTCCGGTTGCTGGCGCTGGGCTTCTTCGTCTGTGGCTTTCAGGTGGTCTTCATCGGCCTGCACCTGCCGGCCTATCTGGTCGATCAGCACCTGCCGGCTCAGGTCGGTACCACGGTGCTGGCACTGGTCGGGCTGTTCAATGTGGTCGGCACCTACACCGCCGGTTGGCTGGGTAGCTGCTACTCCAAACCGAAGCTGCTGGCTGGCCTGTATCTGATCCGCGGGGTAGTGATCAGTGCCTTCCTGTTGGCGCCGTTGACCGTCTGGAGCGCCTATGCCTTCGGCATCGCCATGGGCTTGCTGTGGCTGTCTACGGTGCCGCTGACCAACGGCACCGTGGCGACCATGTTTGGCGTACGCAATCTGTCGATGCTCGGCGGTATCGCCTTTCTGTTCCATCAGCTGGGCTCGTTCTTCGGCGGCTGGCTGGGCGGCTGGCTGTATGACCGCACCGGCAGCTATGACTTGGTCTGGCAGATCGCAATCGCGCTGAGCCTGATGGCGGCGGTGCTCAATTGGCCGATTCGTGAGCAGCCGGTCGAGCGGCTGCGCGAAGCGCAGGTCAACTGA
- a CDS encoding DUF4344 domain-containing metallopeptidase encodes MVLLLLLPALAQAQQVDAAAKLSVDEVRFTVANAEFTLMHEMGHLLISELQLPVLGREEDAADQLGFMGLFLLQQEQHRDDFYAKLMDVADYWRLEWQSAERNGAQVPVWDSHALDAQRFYNIACLAYGSDPDRLDWVLEVSGLPVERALYCPEEYAQAAHAVQWFREHFGRSDEQPARHRIQVIYDTPPGHLPGGAELLEKIRASGELEAVAAKASDAFDLPRDLTLRMSTCGAPDAWFNRISGELTLCYERIAYFRDLAAELPRLRSAAAAPH; translated from the coding sequence ATGGTGCTGTTACTGCTTCTGCCTGCGCTGGCCCAGGCGCAGCAAGTTGACGCGGCGGCGAAGCTGTCGGTAGATGAAGTTCGCTTCACCGTGGCCAATGCCGAGTTCACCCTGATGCACGAGATGGGGCACCTGCTGATCAGCGAACTGCAGCTGCCGGTGTTGGGCCGTGAGGAAGACGCCGCCGACCAGCTCGGCTTCATGGGCCTGTTCCTGCTGCAGCAGGAACAGCACCGCGACGACTTCTACGCCAAGCTGATGGACGTCGCCGATTACTGGCGCTTGGAATGGCAGAGCGCGGAGCGCAACGGCGCACAGGTACCGGTCTGGGACAGCCATGCACTGGATGCCCAGCGCTTCTACAACATTGCCTGCCTGGCCTATGGCAGTGATCCGGACCGGTTGGACTGGGTGCTGGAGGTAAGCGGGTTGCCGGTGGAACGGGCGCTGTACTGTCCCGAGGAATATGCGCAGGCCGCCCACGCGGTGCAGTGGTTTCGCGAACATTTCGGCCGCAGCGACGAGCAACCGGCGCGGCATCGCATTCAGGTGATCTACGACACCCCACCCGGGCATCTGCCGGGCGGTGCCGAACTGCTGGAAAAGATTCGCGCCAGCGGCGAACTCGAAGCGGTCGCGGCCAAAGCCAGCGATGCCTTCGACCTGCCCCGCGACCTCACCCTGCGCATGAGCACCTGCGGCGCTCCGGACGCCTGGTTCAACCGCATCAGTGGTGAGCTGACGCTGTGCTACGAGCGCATCGCCTATTTCCGCGACCTGGCTGCGGAACTGCCGCGGCTGCGCAGTGCTGCAGCCGCGCCGCACTAG
- a CDS encoding glutathione S-transferase family protein, with amino-acid sequence MHELILHHYPTSPFAEKARLMLGFKQLSWRSVMIPPVMPKPDLTALTGGYRRTPVLQVGADVYCDTALIARRLEAEKATPALFPEGQEFAAATLAKWADSVLFLNAVSLVFQPESMALRFAQVPKEFVQTFSKDRAQLFANGSVSRVSLEQAKNDWPTFMTRLQQQLAREQGEFLLGAAPSIADFSVAHCLWFLRATPVTAPLVDTYPDVSAWLGKVLGVGHGSSSELSAEDALRMALEAEPAALPDEAFSEPNGFHEGQQVAIAAVDYGADPVEGELVFAGMEELIVRRSDDRTGVVHVHFPRIGYRIEAR; translated from the coding sequence ATGCACGAGCTGATCCTGCACCACTATCCCACCTCGCCCTTTGCCGAAAAGGCGCGTCTGATGCTGGGGTTCAAGCAGTTGTCCTGGCGCTCGGTGATGATCCCCCCGGTCATGCCCAAGCCCGATCTGACCGCCCTGACCGGTGGCTACCGGCGCACGCCAGTGCTGCAGGTCGGTGCCGATGTCTATTGCGATACTGCGTTGATCGCGCGTCGCCTCGAAGCTGAAAAGGCCACGCCGGCGCTGTTTCCCGAAGGCCAGGAGTTTGCCGCCGCGACACTGGCCAAGTGGGCCGATTCGGTGCTGTTCCTGAATGCGGTGAGCCTGGTGTTCCAGCCTGAGTCGATGGCGTTGCGCTTCGCCCAGGTGCCCAAGGAATTCGTCCAGACCTTCAGCAAGGATCGTGCGCAGCTTTTCGCCAACGGCTCGGTGAGTCGCGTTTCGCTGGAGCAGGCAAAGAACGACTGGCCGACCTTCATGACGCGCCTGCAGCAGCAACTGGCGCGTGAGCAGGGCGAATTCCTGCTGGGTGCGGCACCGTCGATCGCCGACTTCTCCGTCGCGCATTGCCTGTGGTTCCTGCGCGCTACCCCGGTTACCGCGCCGCTGGTGGATACTTATCCGGATGTCAGTGCCTGGCTGGGCAAGGTGCTCGGCGTGGGACATGGCTCAAGCAGCGAGCTGTCCGCCGAAGACGCGCTGCGCATGGCGCTCGAGGCTGAGCCTGCGGCGCTGCCGGATGAGGCTTTCTCTGAACCCAACGGCTTCCACGAAGGCCAGCAGGTCGCTATTGCGGCGGTGGATTACGGCGCCGATCCGGTCGAGGGCGAGCTGGTCTTCGCTGGCATGGAAGAGCTGATCGTGCGCCGCAGCGACGATCGCACCGGTGTCGTGCATGTGCACTTCCCGCGAATCGGCTACCGGATCGAAGCGCGCTGA
- a CDS encoding UbiA family prenyltransferase has translation MSGTWDWLGVVRGRFLLLTLSCVALGLALAARGRSDAVPVVDAVLVLLGALAAHAAVNALNEWSDYRSGLDLRTRRTAFSGGSGTLLAHPHLLGRTLLLGLGSLLGCALIGLFFLLRQPQLTLSLAPLGLAGLLLVVVYTPWLTRHPWLCLFAPGLGFALMVLGTRIVLGGPPNTGDLLLILPALLLCNNLLLLGQFPDIEADRAVGRRTLPMHIGVEKALHVALVQWLLTYGVLLAMLTQPGLSGAALGLLSLPLALRAAWLLRREPLQAQHLLPALGLNAAVSVATPLLMAVGLLAL, from the coding sequence ATGAGCGGAACCTGGGACTGGCTGGGAGTGGTGCGCGGTCGTTTCCTGCTGCTGACGCTGAGCTGCGTGGCGCTCGGGCTGGCCTTGGCCGCGCGCGGGCGATCGGATGCGGTTCCCGTCGTAGATGCCGTGCTGGTGCTACTTGGCGCCTTGGCTGCCCATGCCGCAGTCAATGCGCTGAACGAGTGGAGCGATTACCGCAGCGGCCTCGACCTGCGTACCCGTCGTACCGCATTCAGCGGCGGCAGCGGCACCCTGCTGGCGCATCCGCACTTGCTTGGCCGCACCCTGCTGCTTGGTCTCGGCAGCCTGCTGGGCTGCGCGTTGATTGGCCTGTTTTTCCTGCTACGCCAGCCGCAACTGACGCTCAGCCTGGCACCGCTTGGCCTGGCGGGCCTGCTGCTGGTGGTGGTCTACACGCCCTGGCTGACCCGCCATCCCTGGCTGTGCCTGTTCGCGCCAGGCCTGGGTTTTGCGCTCATGGTGCTGGGTACGCGCATCGTTCTCGGCGGCCCACCGAACACCGGGGATCTGCTGTTGATCCTGCCGGCCCTGTTGCTATGCAACAACCTGCTGTTGCTCGGCCAGTTTCCGGACATCGAGGCCGATCGCGCCGTTGGCCGGCGCACCCTGCCCATGCACATCGGCGTCGAAAAGGCTTTGCACGTGGCGCTTGTGCAGTGGCTGCTGACATACGGGGTGCTGTTGGCCATGCTGACGCAGCCCGGTCTGTCCGGCGCCGCTCTGGGACTGCTGAGCCTGCCGCTCGCTCTGCGCGCGGCATGGCTGCTGCGGCGTGAACCGTTGCAGGCACAACACCTGCTGCCGGCGCTGGGGTTGAATGCGGCAGTCAGCGTAGCGACGCCGCTGCTGATGGCGGTAGGCCTGCTGGCGCTATAG
- the mltF gene encoding membrane-bound lytic murein transglycosylase MltF gives MFAQTVFRKRCAIWLLATGLFLMLSSCAEKPSELERIREEGVLRVITRNSPSTYFQDRNGEAGFEYELVKRFASNLGVELQIETADNIEEIFSRLNRPGGPALAAAGLVASEGRMELARFTRSYLDVTTQVVYRSGQRRPTNPQDLIGKRILVLKGSSQAEKLASLQAEYPELRYEESDAVEVVDLLRMVDEGQIDLTLVESNEMSMNQVYFTNIRAGFDVGEQNSLAWIVAKGEDDSLLKAADSFLEQAQQNGTLQRLRERYYGHVDVLGYVGAYAFAKHLQQRLPRYEKAFRETAKRHGIDWRLLAAIGYQESHWQPEATSKTGVRGLMMLTLRTANAMGVTNRLDPVQSIQGGGKYLVKIHTGLPGSIEEPDRTWFALAAYNVGGGHLEDARKLAEAEGLDPNKWLDVKQMLPRLSQKQWYSKTRYGYARGGEPVHFVANIRRYYDILTWVTQPQMEGQQLAKSDLHIPGIYATDLMEELPPL, from the coding sequence ATGTTTGCCCAAACCGTGTTCCGCAAGCGCTGCGCCATCTGGCTGTTGGCGACCGGACTCTTCCTGATGCTCAGCAGCTGCGCCGAAAAGCCCAGCGAGCTGGAGCGGATACGGGAGGAAGGCGTCCTGCGCGTGATCACCCGCAACAGCCCTTCCACCTACTTCCAGGACCGCAACGGCGAGGCCGGCTTCGAGTACGAGCTGGTCAAGCGATTCGCCAGCAATCTCGGCGTCGAACTGCAGATCGAAACCGCCGACAACATCGAAGAAATATTCAGCCGCCTGAACCGCCCCGGCGGCCCCGCGCTGGCCGCTGCCGGCCTGGTTGCCAGCGAAGGTCGGATGGAACTGGCGCGCTTCACCCGCTCCTATCTCGACGTCACCACGCAGGTGGTCTACCGCAGCGGCCAGCGCCGGCCGACCAATCCGCAGGACCTGATCGGCAAGCGCATCCTGGTACTCAAGGGCAGCAGCCAGGCGGAAAAGCTCGCCTCGCTGCAGGCCGAGTACCCGGAGCTGCGCTATGAGGAATCCGATGCGGTGGAAGTCGTCGACCTGCTGCGCATGGTCGATGAGGGGCAGATCGACCTGACCCTGGTGGAATCCAACGAGATGTCCATGAACCAGGTGTATTTCACCAATATCCGCGCCGGTTTCGATGTGGGCGAGCAGAACAGCCTGGCCTGGATCGTCGCCAAGGGTGAGGACGACAGCCTGCTCAAGGCCGCCGACTCCTTCCTCGAACAGGCCCAGCAGAACGGCACCCTGCAGCGGCTGCGCGAGCGCTACTACGGTCATGTAGACGTGCTCGGTTACGTCGGCGCCTACGCTTTCGCCAAACACCTGCAGCAACGACTGCCGCGATACGAAAAAGCCTTCCGCGAAACCGCCAAGCGACATGGCATCGACTGGCGTCTGCTGGCGGCGATCGGCTATCAGGAATCCCATTGGCAGCCCGAGGCCACCTCCAAGACCGGCGTGCGCGGTCTGATGATGCTGACCCTGCGCACCGCGAATGCAATGGGCGTGACCAACCGCCTCGACCCGGTGCAAAGCATCCAGGGCGGCGGCAAGTATCTGGTCAAGATCCATACGGGCCTGCCGGGCAGCATCGAAGAGCCGGACCGCACCTGGTTCGCCCTCGCCGCCTACAACGTCGGCGGTGGCCACTTGGAAGACGCCCGCAAGCTGGCCGAAGCCGAAGGGCTGGACCCCAACAAGTGGCTGGACGTGAAACAGATGCTGCCGCGCCTGTCGCAGAAACAGTGGTATAGCAAGACACGCTACGGCTATGCCCGCGGCGGCGAGCCGGTGCACTTCGTGGCCAACATCCGCCGCTACTACGACATCCTCACCTGGGTGACCCAGCCGCAGATGGAAGGCCAGCAGCTCGCCAAGAGTGACCTGCATATCCCCGGCATCTACGCCACCGACCTGATGGAAGAACTGCCGCCGCTCTGA
- the rlmF gene encoding 23S rRNA (adenine(1618)-N(6))-methyltransferase RlmF encodes MTRKTPSPTSQPDRAEPGKPVLHRRNRHSGRYDFPALIAGCPELTEHVIVNPYGKQSIDFADPDAVRVFNRALLRQFYGIKHWDIPPGYLCPPVPGRADYLHGLADLLGQNDDQAIPRGTSVRALDIGSGANCIYPLIGHREYGWHFTGSDIDAVALGSARAIVSANGLAKAIELRQQTAPKHIFNGVVLPGDRFDLTLCNPPFHASQAEASSGSQRKWRNLGKLDPSRKLPALNFGGQAAELWCEGGEAAFIARMAEESALFARQVYWFSTLVSKGSNVAPLVTRLKRLGARQVHTLDMAQGQKKSRFVAWTFLSETEQASWRAERWPKR; translated from the coding sequence ATGACGCGCAAAACCCCATCCCCTACTTCGCAGCCTGACCGTGCCGAACCCGGCAAGCCGGTACTGCATCGGCGCAACCGTCACAGCGGTCGCTACGACTTCCCGGCGCTGATCGCCGGCTGCCCGGAGTTGACCGAGCATGTCATCGTCAATCCGTATGGCAAACAGAGCATCGACTTCGCCGACCCGGATGCGGTCAGGGTGTTCAATCGCGCGCTACTCAGACAGTTCTACGGCATCAAGCATTGGGACATTCCGCCGGGCTACCTCTGCCCGCCGGTGCCCGGACGCGCCGATTACCTGCACGGCCTGGCCGACTTGCTCGGGCAGAACGACGACCAGGCCATACCCCGCGGCACCTCTGTGCGCGCACTGGACATCGGCAGCGGTGCCAACTGTATCTACCCGCTGATCGGCCATCGGGAGTACGGCTGGCACTTCACCGGCAGCGACATCGATGCCGTCGCGCTGGGCTCGGCCCGCGCCATCGTCTCGGCCAACGGCCTCGCCAAGGCCATCGAGCTGAGGCAGCAAACTGCACCGAAGCACATTTTCAACGGCGTGGTATTGCCGGGAGATCGCTTCGATCTGACGCTGTGCAATCCGCCGTTCCATGCGTCGCAGGCCGAGGCCAGCAGTGGCAGTCAGCGCAAGTGGCGCAATCTCGGCAAGCTCGATCCGAGCCGCAAACTGCCCGCGCTCAACTTCGGTGGCCAGGCGGCAGAGCTCTGGTGCGAAGGCGGCGAAGCGGCCTTCATCGCGCGTATGGCGGAAGAGAGTGCGTTATTCGCCAGGCAGGTCTATTGGTTCAGCACGCTGGTATCGAAGGGGAGCAACGTGGCGCCACTGGTGACACGGCTAAAACGCCTCGGTGCCCGTCAGGTGCATACCCTGGACATGGCCCAGGGGCAGAAGAAGAGCCGGTTTGTCGCCTGGACCTTTCTCAGCGAAACCGAGCAGGCGAGCTGGCGCGCCGAGCGCTGGCCGAAACGGTAA
- the yejK gene encoding nucleoid-associated protein YejK — protein sequence MPIRHCIVHLIEKKPDGTPAVLHARDSELGNSQAIENLLADLNESYNAKQGKAWGFFHDESGAYPFSGWLTQYMEGNNDFTAFSRQAVEHLQKLMEESNLSTGGHVLFAHYQQGMTDYLAIALLHHSNGVTVTDSLDVTEARHLDLGQLHLATRINISEWQNNKQSKQYISFIKGKNGKKVSEYFRDFIGCQEGVDGPGETRTLLKAFSDYVESEDLPEEKAREKTSALVGYASSQSKIGEPMSLEELSGVIDEERPRAFYEHIRNKDYGLSPEIPADKRTLNQFQRFTGRAEGLSISFESHLLGSKVEYDEARDMLIIRQLPTQLKDQLKRRKD from the coding sequence ATGCCCATCCGCCACTGTATCGTCCACCTGATCGAGAAAAAGCCGGACGGCACCCCCGCCGTGCTCCATGCCCGTGACTCGGAGCTGGGCAACTCCCAGGCCATCGAGAACTTGCTGGCCGATCTCAACGAGAGCTACAACGCCAAGCAAGGCAAGGCCTGGGGCTTTTTCCACGACGAATCCGGCGCCTACCCGTTCAGCGGCTGGCTCACGCAGTACATGGAAGGTAATAACGACTTCACCGCGTTCAGCCGCCAGGCGGTCGAGCATCTGCAGAAGCTGATGGAAGAATCCAACCTCTCCACCGGCGGCCACGTGCTGTTCGCCCACTATCAGCAGGGCATGACTGATTACCTGGCCATTGCCCTGCTGCATCACAGCAACGGCGTTACCGTGACCGACTCGCTGGACGTGACCGAAGCCAGGCACCTCGACCTCGGCCAGCTGCATCTGGCGACGCGGATCAACATTTCCGAGTGGCAGAACAACAAGCAATCGAAGCAGTACATCTCCTTCATCAAGGGCAAGAACGGCAAGAAGGTGTCCGAGTACTTCCGCGACTTCATCGGCTGTCAGGAGGGCGTCGACGGCCCGGGCGAAACGCGCACCCTGCTCAAGGCGTTCAGCGATTACGTCGAAAGCGAGGACCTGCCGGAGGAGAAAGCGCGGGAGAAGACCAGCGCGCTGGTCGGCTACGCCAGCAGCCAGTCGAAGATCGGCGAACCCATGTCGCTGGAAGAGCTGTCCGGGGTGATCGACGAGGAGCGTCCGCGTGCCTTCTACGAGCACATCCGCAACAAGGACTATGGCCTGTCGCCGGAGATTCCTGCCGACAAACGCACGCTCAACCAGTTTCAGCGCTTCACCGGGCGGGCCGAAGGGCTGTCGATCAGCTTCGAGTCGCATCTGCTGGGCTCGAAGGTCGAATACGACGAGGCGCGCGACATGCTGATCATCCGCCAACTGCCGACCCAACTGAAGGACCAGCTCAAGCGGCGCAAGGACTGA
- a CDS encoding GIY-YIG nuclease family protein, with the protein MTEVMPKPWFVYLVRAANGALYCGISDDAQRRFAEHQRGRGARFFHSSPAQALVYVEACASKGDALRREIAIKRLDKRAKERLVSLAAPVA; encoded by the coding sequence ATGACCGAGGTGATGCCAAAACCCTGGTTCGTCTATCTGGTCCGCGCCGCCAACGGTGCGTTGTATTGCGGTATCAGCGACGACGCACAACGGCGCTTTGCCGAGCATCAGCGTGGACGTGGCGCGCGCTTCTTCCATTCCAGTCCGGCGCAGGCGCTGGTTTATGTCGAGGCCTGCGCCAGCAAGGGCGATGCGCTGCGGAGGGAGATTGCCATCAAGCGATTGGACAAGCGCGCCAAGGAGCGCCTGGTGAGTCTCGCCGCTCCGGTCGCGTGA
- a CDS encoding cation-transporting P-type ATPase, which translates to MLEQQTQSNRWHACQTDEALLALESSSAGLTHEQAQQRLLEYGPNRLDEAKQASIWQRLLRHVNNVLLYVLIAAALVTALMSHWVDTFVILAVVVLNVVIGFVQEGKAEKALQAIRHLLAPHAVVLRDGRQQDIDAAELVPGDVVLLASGDSLPADVRLLQARNLRVDEAALTGESVPVDKQVGAVDDAASIGDRLCMGYAGTLVTQGQARAVVVATGAATEIGRIGRMLESVEQGTTPLLRKMEEFGRILTMVILATGALLFLFGTLVRGVGAGEMFMAAVGLSVAAIPEGLPAIMTITLAIGVQRMATRNAVIRRLPAVETLGSVTVICSDKTGTLTRNEMTVQQVVCAGQSLEVEGAGYAPQGTLSFDGAAVEPAMLQARSPAARALVEAAALCNDASLHEKDQAWVLAGDPTEGALLTLAMKAGLSPSALQVDRPRLDVIPFESEHRFMATLHACEGAREVLLKGAPERVLAMCSYQLEADGEERVLEEAHWHEQIETQARAGRRVLALARRRLAADKQGLEHADVASGLTLLGLVGIIDPPRDEAITAVAQCRAAGIRVVMITGDHGVTASAIARQLGMGDDIKAITGPELEQMDETAMRQAVAEARVFARASPEHKLRLVRALQANGEVVAMTGDGVNDAPALKQADVGVAMGMKGTEAAKQAGAIVLADDNFASIAHAVEEGRTVYDNLRKTVTFLLPINGGESLSLLLAVLLGIALPITPVQVLWVNMVSSVALALVLAFEPTEADVMQRPPRRPDEPMLSRFVIWRIFFVSALFLAGIFGMYQWMLSQGETVEAARTVAVNTLVCMEVFYLFSVRYLKAPSFTVQGVKGTPRVLVAVFGVFALQLLFTYAPFMQSLFASEALPLTTGVLVVLAGVAVLVILEVEKALLRRVGAGPS; encoded by the coding sequence ATGCTCGAACAGCAAACCCAATCGAACCGCTGGCACGCGTGCCAGACCGATGAGGCATTGCTTGCGCTGGAGTCTTCGAGCGCCGGCCTGACTCACGAGCAGGCCCAGCAGCGGCTGCTCGAGTATGGCCCCAATCGGCTCGACGAGGCCAAGCAGGCAAGCATCTGGCAGCGCCTGCTGCGCCATGTAAACAACGTGCTGCTCTATGTGCTGATCGCCGCTGCGCTGGTGACTGCATTGATGAGCCACTGGGTCGATACCTTCGTCATCCTGGCGGTGGTGGTGCTCAACGTGGTGATCGGCTTCGTCCAGGAAGGCAAGGCGGAGAAGGCCCTGCAGGCTATCCGCCACTTGCTGGCGCCGCATGCGGTGGTGCTGCGTGATGGTCGCCAGCAGGACATCGATGCCGCCGAGTTGGTGCCTGGTGATGTGGTGCTGCTGGCTTCGGGCGATAGCCTGCCGGCCGATGTGCGTTTGCTGCAGGCGCGCAACCTGCGCGTCGACGAGGCGGCGCTGACCGGTGAATCGGTCCCCGTCGACAAGCAGGTCGGCGCCGTGGACGATGCTGCCTCAATCGGTGATCGCCTCTGCATGGGCTATGCCGGCACGCTGGTGACCCAGGGCCAGGCGCGTGCGGTGGTGGTCGCCACTGGCGCGGCTACCGAGATCGGCCGCATCGGTCGCATGCTGGAATCGGTGGAGCAGGGCACCACGCCGCTGCTGCGCAAGATGGAAGAGTTCGGTCGCATCCTGACCATGGTCATCCTGGCGACCGGCGCGCTGCTGTTTCTCTTCGGCACGCTGGTGCGCGGCGTGGGCGCCGGCGAGATGTTCATGGCAGCGGTGGGGCTCTCGGTGGCGGCTATTCCGGAGGGGCTGCCGGCGATCATGACCATCACCCTGGCCATCGGCGTACAACGCATGGCGACGCGCAACGCGGTGATTCGCCGTCTGCCGGCGGTGGAAACCCTGGGCTCGGTGACGGTGATTTGTTCGGACAAGACCGGCACGCTGACCCGCAATGAGATGACCGTGCAGCAGGTGGTTTGCGCCGGCCAGTCATTGGAAGTCGAAGGCGCCGGCTACGCCCCGCAAGGTACGTTGTCGTTCGACGGCGCGGCAGTCGAACCGGCCATGCTTCAGGCACGCTCGCCGGCTGCTCGCGCACTGGTGGAAGCAGCGGCGCTGTGCAATGACGCCAGCCTGCATGAGAAAGATCAGGCATGGGTGCTGGCCGGGGATCCCACCGAGGGCGCGTTGCTGACCCTGGCGATGAAGGCCGGGTTGTCGCCATCAGCGCTGCAGGTCGATCGGCCGCGGCTGGACGTGATCCCCTTCGAGTCCGAGCATCGTTTCATGGCGACATTGCATGCCTGCGAAGGCGCGCGCGAGGTACTGCTCAAGGGCGCACCGGAGCGCGTGCTGGCAATGTGTTCCTACCAGCTTGAGGCCGATGGCGAGGAGCGGGTGCTGGAAGAGGCACACTGGCACGAGCAGATCGAAACACAGGCACGCGCTGGTCGGCGAGTGCTGGCCCTGGCCAGGCGCAGGCTGGCCGCCGACAAGCAGGGCCTCGAGCATGCCGATGTCGCCAGTGGCCTTACGCTGCTCGGTCTGGTCGGCATCATCGATCCGCCGCGCGACGAGGCGATAACCGCCGTCGCGCAATGCCGCGCTGCCGGCATCCGCGTGGTCATGATCACCGGTGACCATGGCGTGACCGCCAGCGCCATCGCCAGGCAGCTGGGCATGGGCGACGACATCAAGGCGATCACCGGGCCCGAGCTGGAGCAGATGGACGAAACGGCCATGCGCCAAGCGGTCGCCGAAGCCCGCGTGTTCGCCCGTGCGAGCCCGGAGCACAAGCTGCGTCTGGTGCGCGCGCTACAGGCCAACGGTGAGGTGGTCGCCATGACCGGTGACGGTGTCAACGACGCGCCGGCATTGAAACAGGCCGATGTCGGTGTCGCCATGGGCATGAAGGGCACCGAGGCGGCCAAACAGGCTGGCGCCATCGTGCTGGCCGATGACAACTTCGCCTCCATCGCCCATGCAGTGGAAGAGGGGCGTACGGTCTACGACAACCTGCGCAAGACGGTGACCTTCCTGCTGCCGATCAATGGCGGTGAGTCGCTGTCGCTGTTGCTTGCCGTGCTGCTCGGCATCGCCTTGCCGATCACGCCGGTGCAGGTGCTCTGGGTCAACATGGTCAGCTCCGTGGCGCTGGCATTGGTGCTGGCCTTCGAGCCAACCGAGGCGGACGTCATGCAGCGTCCGCCACGGCGACCGGACGAGCCGATGCTGTCACGCTTCGTCATCTGGCGGATCTTCTTCGTCTCGGCGCTGTTTCTCGCCGGCATCTTCGGCATGTACCAGTGGATGCTCTCTCAGGGCGAGACGGTAGAAGCAGCGCGCACCGTGGCGGTGAATACGCTGGTCTGCATGGAGGTGTTCTATCTGTTCAGCGTGCGTTACCTGAAGGCGCCTTCCTTTACCGTGCAAGGCGTGAAGGGCACGCCGCGAGTGCTGGTGGCGGTGTTTGGCGTGTTCGCGCTGCAGTTGTTGTTCACCTACGCGCCATTCATGCAATCGCTGTTCGCCTCCGAGGCGCTACCGCTGACCACCGGCGTGCTGGTGGTGCTCGCCGGTGTGGCGGTGCTGGTGATTCTGGAAGTCGAGAAGGCACTGCTGCGTCGTGTGGGGGCCGGCCCGTCGTGA